ATACCGGGCAGATCAGGCTTTATGGCCCAGACGCCTTTGAGGGCATGCGCAAAGTCTGCAATCTTACTGCTCGTTGCCTTGATGCATTGAATGACATTGTGAAGCCAGGTGTCACCACTAATGAAATTGATCGTTTCGTTTTTGAATTCGGCATGGATAATGGCGCTTTCCCAGCGACACTGAACTATCGCGGTTACACAAAGTCCACCTGTACATCGATCAACCATGTTGTTTGCCACGGCATTCCAGATGACAAGCCTCTGCGTGAGGGTGACATCGTCAATATCGACGTGACGTATTTGCTTGATAGTTGGCATGGCGATTCAAGTCGCATGTATGCGGTTGGCGAAATCAAGCGTGCAGCCGAGCGCCTTCTTGAAGTGACCTATGAAAGCTTGTTGCGTGGCATTGAAGTTGTAAAGCCCGGCGTGAAAACGGGCGCCATTGGTGCTGCCATTCAGACCTATGCAGAAGGTGAACGCTGCTCAGTGGTACGCGATTTCTGCGGCCATGGCGTTGGTCAGCTTTTCCACGATGCACCGAATATTCTTCATTACGGCACAGTCAACGAAGGCGTTGAAATCAAAGAAGGCATGATCTTCACGATCGAGCCGATGATTAATCTTGGCAAGCCCGGCGTTAAGGTTCTTTCGGATGGCTGGACGGCCGTTACACGCGACCGCTCACTGACTGCGCAATATGAGCATACCGTTGGCGTCACCAAAGACGGATGTGAAATCTTTACGCTTTCACCGAAAAACGTTTTCGGTCCGCCATCCATGCGTTAAGCTAGCTTAAAATTGTCGACTGTTTCTGCGGGGGTTTAAACAGAATGGCACCAAAAGACAAAAGTCCGGGAAGCTTCGACTTTCCCGGCTTCAACGAGGGCATACGCGTTCAGGCGCCCCTCGAAAAGCCACATCATCTGGGCCACCGAGATCGGTTACGACTGCGTTTCAAGACTGCACCAGACGCACTCGCTGATTACGAATTGCTCGAGCTTTTGCTATTCAGAGTTATTCAGCGAGCGGATACAAAGCCCCTTGCAAAGTCGCTGTTAAGCCGCTTCGGGAGTGTTGCGGAAGTGTTGGGCGCTCCTGAAAAGCTTCTGGCTGAGACACCCGGTATTGGTCCTTCCATCGCACTTGAACTCAAGATCGTTGAGGCAATCTCCAAGC
This genomic stretch from Brucella pseudogrignonensis harbors:
- the map gene encoding type I methionyl aminopeptidase produces the protein MVTYIEATSAPMKYTGQIRLYGPDAFEGMRKVCNLTARCLDALNDIVKPGVTTNEIDRFVFEFGMDNGAFPATLNYRGYTKSTCTSINHVVCHGIPDDKPLREGDIVNIDVTYLLDSWHGDSSRMYAVGEIKRAAERLLEVTYESLLRGIEVVKPGVKTGAIGAAIQTYAEGERCSVVRDFCGHGVGQLFHDAPNILHYGTVNEGVEIKEGMIFTIEPMINLGKPGVKVLSDGWTAVTRDRSLTAQYEHTVGVTKDGCEIFTLSPKNVFGPPSMR